The following nucleotide sequence is from Halorussus caseinilyticus.
CGACTTCGAGGCCGCCTTCGAAGACGACGAGGACGACCGGCGGGAGGACGAGCGATGAGTCACGGGAGCGCGAACTCCCCCGAGCGGTCGGCCGACTCGCTGGCCGACGCGTTCTACCCGCTGTTCGACTATCTGTTCGACGAGGACGGCGACTTCGTGGACGACGTGGAGACCAAACTCGCCGAGGCGCGGATGCCCGACACGGTGGAACTGTACCTCTCCCGAGGGCTGGCAGTCGGCGTCCTCGCGGGAGTCGTCCTCTGGTTGCTCGGTCTGGTCGTGGGTTACGTCCTGTTCGTGACCGGTCTCGTGGACGTTGGAGTCCTCATCGGCCTGCCGGTGCCCAGCGAGCAAGTGGCGCAGATTATCAACGCGCTCAAAATCCCGGCGCTCGTGGTGGCAAGCGGCTTCGTCTTCGGCGCAATCGGGTTCACCATCGGGTTCGGCGTCATCGTCGGGATTCCGTACATGCGGGCCAGCGAGCGCGAACGGGAGATAAACATGCTGTTGCCCGACGCCATCTCGTTCATGTACGCCCTCTCCATCGGGGGGTTGAACCAGTTGGAGATTCTGGAGGCGATGGCGAAGGCCGACGACACCTACGGCGAGGTGGCCCGCGAGTTCCAGTCCATCGTCCAAGAGACCGAGTACTTCGACACCGACTACCGGACCGCGATTCGCAAGCGGTCGCTGGAGACGCCGAGCGACGAGTTGGGCCAGTTTCTGACCGACATGCTCTCCATAGTCAACTCCGGGGGCGACATGAGCGACTTCTTGGACGACAAGAAGGACAAGCACATGCGGACCGCCAAGCAGGAACAGGAGATGACGCTGGAGACGCTGGAGTTGTTCGGCGAGATGTACATGACCCTCTCGCTGTTTCCCCTGCTTCTCATCATCATCCTCGTCATCATGTCGATGCTCGGGGAGGCCCAAGAGTCGATGCTCTACGCGACGGTGTACGGGTTGATTCCGCTGACGGGTGCCGGGTTCCTCGTGCTGGTCTCGACGGTCAAGCAGGACGACCCCGGCGACGGCTACCTCAACCCCGCAGACGGCGGGGACCGACTCGAAGCCACGACCGGCGCGGGTCTGCTCCACCTCGGTCTCATCGAGAAGTACGTCGGCGAGTTCTCGGTCTTCGACCGCATCAAGAGCAGGGAGGGGACCTACGAGACGGTGGCGCTGTTGAAGCGACCCCACATCTTCTTCCGGGAACACCCGCTTTTCATCCTCGGGTTGACGTTCCCGGCGTCGCTGGTGCTGGTCGGAAACGCAGTGTGGACCGGCGCGGCACCCCGGAACTTTCAGGATATGGTCGCTCAGCCGATTTGGGGGACGTTCATCTACGTCTACGTCCCGGTGTACGTCAACTTCCTTCCCCTCGCAATCTTCCACACGTGGAACGTCCGGTCGCGGAAGGCGGTCGTAGACAAACTCTCGGACAACCTCCGGAAGCTGTCGTCGGCCAACGACACCGGACTGACCCTGTTGGAGTCGATTCGTACCGTCGCGGACACCTCGTCAGGTAAACTCGCCGACGAGTTCGACGTGATTCACGCCAAGGTCGAGTACGGGATGAGTCTGAAGGCGGCGCTCATCGAGTTCAACAACCGGTACCACATCCCGCGACTCGCCCGGACGGTCAAACTGGTCTCGAAGGCACAGGAGGCCTCCAGCCAGATTACGGCGGTTCTCTCGACTGCGGCCCAAGCCAGCGAGAATCAGGACGACATCGCCCGCGAGCGCAAGTCTCGTTCGCGGATGCAGGTCGTCATCATCATCATGACCTACCTCACCCTGCTGGCGGTGATGGCCATCCTGAAGGTGAAGTTCCTCGACGTGATGGCGGGTCTGGCCGGGCAAGCCTCGTCGTCGGGCGGCGGCGCGGGAGCCTCGCAGTTCGGCGGCGGCATCGACACGAAACTCCTGTCGATGCTGTTCTTCCACGCCGTGACCCTGCAAGCGGTCCTCTCGGGGTTCATCGCGGGCTACATCCGGGACGCCTCGCTCATGTCTGGCGTGAAGTTCGCCGTGGTACTGCCGACAGTCGCACTCCTGACCTTCGCGTTCATCTAACCATGTTCGGCGAGATTTCCTCTTCGAGTTCGGAACGCCGACGGCCGAGTCCTAATCGGCGTTGGGACTCCCTCGAACAATACATAGATAGCTATAGGCTAACTAGAGTTTTCTCTAAGAAAGAATCTTATTTCCAAAATCCGACAAGCGAACGCTCGGCCGACCAGCCGACATGGGCGGGACTGAAAGGGGCCGGTCGCGCGACCGGGGGCTTTCTGAGCGGTCTCTCCGCCAGTTTCGCCGGGGATTCCCGACGCTCGAACGCCCGAGCGCAGACCAGCGTCGATTTCGTGGTCGGGATGAGCGTCTTCCTGCTGACGGTGGCGTTCGTCGTCGGGTTCCTCCCCGGCGTCTTCGAACCGTTCACCGCCAGCGGGGAGGGCGACGTGCTGGCGAGCGACCGGACCGCGAGTCTGTTGGCCGAGCAGTTGCTCGCCGACCCCGAGACGCCGGGCGCGCTGAACGCCACCTGTACCGCCGAGTTCTTCTCGGAGAGCGACGACGGTCGAATCGACGAGTGTCGGTTCGACGCCGACGCCGGGGACCTCGGGACCGCGCTCGGAGTGAGTCCGACGACGGCGGTCAACGTCACTATCGAGGAGAACGGCACCGTTCGCTCGGCCGGGGGCGTCACCCTCGACGCGGGACCGACGCCGCCCGAGTCCGAGAGCGTGGTCGTCTCGCGCCGAGTCGTCCTGCTCGGCGGCGAGGAGAGCGACCTCTACGTGAGGGTGTGGTAGCCGTGAGCGACGACACCTCTCGCGGCCGTGGACCTGCCCGCGGTCGCGGGCAGGTCCACACGCTCGAAGCGTTCACGGCGGCCCTGCTGGTGGTCTCGGGCGTCCTCTTCGCGCTTCAGACGACCGCGGTGACGCCGCTGACCGCCAGCACGTCGAACCAGCACGTCGAGAACCAACACCGGACCGCGGCCAGCGACCTGCTGGCGTCGGCGGCACAGAACCGGACGCTCCGGCCCGCGGTGACCTACTGGGACCCCGCGCAGGGCGCGTTCGTCAACGCGACGGGGCGGGGGTACTACGCCAACGGCGGACCGCCCAACGCCTTCGGGGACGCGCTGAACCAGACGTTCGGGAACCTCTCGGCGACCGGGCGGCGCATCGCCTACAACGTCTACGTCCGGTATCGGACGCCCGGCAACGCGACCCGGCGACAGACGATGGTGTACATGGGGTCGCCGAGCGACAACGCCGCCACCGCGACCCGGACCGTCGCGCTGTACGACGACACGTCGCTGTCAGGCGCGGCAGGGAACGTCTCTGCGGCGAACTTCTACGCGCCCGACGCCGCACGAAACTCGTCGCTGTACAACGTCGTGGAGGTGCAAATCGTCGTATGGCAGATGTGAGATTCGACCCGAGACCGCCCGCGGGCGACCGCGGGCGGTCCGGAGACGGCGGACGCGACCGGGGCCAGTTGATACTCGTGACCGGACTGGCCATCGCGGTGATGCTGGTCGCACTGGTACTGCTTTTGAACACCGTCATCTACACCCAGAACCTCGCCACGCGGGGGGCCGAAATCGAGGACACCGAGGCGGTCACGTACCGCCACGAGGTCGTCACCGGCGTCGGCGGCGTCGTGGACGCCGAGAACCGGGAGGGGTACGACACCCGGTCGAAAGTCGAGAACAACGTCACCGAGGCCATCGCTCGGTTCGACGACGTGACCGCGGGCTACCGCGCCGAACGAGGGACCGTCGCGCGCGTCGAGACCGACTCGCTGGCGCTGACCGACGGGACCCTGCTCTACCAGACCAACGCCTCGCGGAACTTCACCAGCGCCGCGGGCGGGTCGAGCGACTGGGAACTCGCCGACGACGTGGGCAACGCCCGTCGCGTCCGGTTGTCGGTCTCCGGCGAGAACCTCTCGGACGGCCGGTCGGGGTCGTTCCACGTCAGACTCGCCGGTGCGGGCGGCACCGACTGGCGGGTCTACCTCTACAACGACAGTAGCGACGACATCGCCGTCGCGGTCAAGAACGGCACCGACTCGCCCGAAGTCGCGTGTACGACCGACGGACCGCGGGCGACGGTGGACCTCACCCGCGGGACGCTGAACGGGTCGGCGTGCCCGAAACTCGTCTGGGCGACCGACCTCACCGAGCCCTACCGAATCGAGTTCCGGAACGGCGAGGAGGCCACCGGCACCTACGAGTTGACCGCCGACGAGTCGGGCGGCGCGACGGACGTGGCGTCCGGCAACTTCGCCGGGGCCGGGTCCGTGGGGTCGCCGCGGGCGGTCCCGGCGGTGTACGCCGCCGAGTTCGATATTCACTTCGAGACGCCGAATCTCGCGTTCCACACGACGGTCCGAGTCGCGCGGGGTGAGCCAGCATGAGGGACGGACTTCGCGCCGACGACCGCGGCGTCTCGGTCACGGTCAACTACGCGCTCAATCTCGTGGTGGCGACCCTACTCATCGGCGGGGTGCTGACCGCGACGGGCGGGATGGTAGAGGACCGCCGGGAGTCGGCGGTCCGGACCGAACTCTCGGTGGTGGGCGAGCGCATCGCCACCGACCTGATGGCCGCCGACAGACTCGCGGAAGTCGGCCGCGGCGACGAGACGGTGGCGGTGTCGATGACGCTCCCCGAGCGAGTCGCGGGCACGCGCTACGACGTGACCATCGACGCGACGGCGACGGACTCGACCATCGTCCTCCAGTCGAACACGCCCGAGGTGACGGTCCGGGTCGAGTTCCACAACGCGACCGCGGTCCAATCGACCACGGTCCGGGGCGGCGACCTCCGAATCGAGTTGAACGCCGGGGCCGCGCCCGACCGACTGGAGGTGACGAACCCGTGAGCAGAAACTGCGACCTGCTGGACCGCCGCGGGGTCAGCGAGACCATCGGCTTCGTGTTCGTGTTCGCGCTCGTGACCGCCTCCATCGGCGTGGTCTACACCACCGGTATCGGCGGACTGGAGGACGCCCGCGAGGACGAGCAACTCACCAACGCGGTCCGGGCGTTCGACGTGCTTGCCGACAACGTGGGCGACGTGACCAGCGAGGGCGCGCCGAGTCGGGCGACCGAACTCAAACTCTCGGGCGCGAGCGTCGGGTTCGGCGACCCGGTGGGAATAACGGTGCAGGTCAACGACACCGACAGCGACGCCAACTTGACCTACACCCAGACCACCCGGCCGCTGGTGTACGACGCACCGGCCGGACAGGTGGTGTACTCGGCGGGCGCGACGTTCCGGGTGGACGGGGGCGACGCCGCGATGCGGTCCGAACCCGGACTGGTCGTCACGGACCGCCAGTCGGTCGTTCCGCTGGTCGTAACCTACCCCGCGTCCGACTCGGGCGGCGTGGGCGGGAGTTCGACGGTACTGGTGGTCGCCCACCGACAGTCGGTCGAACTCGGCGGTCGGTTCGACACCGGCCCGGACCCCGCGGACGAGGCCCGAGTCAACGTCACGGTGAACTCGCCGCGAGCGGCGGCGTGGGGCCGGTACTTCGAGTCGCTGGGGATGTCGCCGCCGAACTCGAACCCGGCGGCCGCGGACCCGAGCGACGGGGAAGTGACCTACCAGTTCTTCACCGACCGCCTGCTCGTTCCGGAGTCGGTGGTGGAGTTCGAGATAGCGGGGTGAGAGCGCCGTGGCGTGGTGTGCTTTCGATTCGTTCTTCCTCTCGAAACGGTGCTTTCGGCGAGTTCACCGTTTTCGGCGCGTCTTCTCGTTTTTCTGCTCCGGCGCGCGCGAGCAACGCGCGCGAGGGATGAGGCTTGCGAGACGCTTCGCGTCTCGCTGATTTGCGAACGTCGTTCGCAAACATCGCAGGGAGGAACGACCGAAGGGAGTGACGACCGAGACGCGCAATCGGTTGGGGAGGACGTGGCGCGGTGCCGTGCGGTTGCGGTCTGATAGGTTCAAGCCTGAAGTCACGGTGCGGTCGCAGTGCTGTCTCGTCGTTCGGTCGCAGTGCTGTCTCGTCGTTCGGTCGCAGTGCTGTCTCGCCCTGAAGTCGTGTTTTCTCGGGTCACAGAGGCTTCACCGGGAAGCGACGAGAAACGACGAGAAGAGACGCGAGAAGCTAGCTACAGGTTTGAGCCAATCACACCGCCACCTCGTCCTCCCCAACCTCCTCGTTCGCTCCCTTCGGTCGCTCACTCGTCCACCGTCGGAAGCGAGTTCCGACGAGCCTTCCGTCGCTTCGCTCCGGAAGACCTCGCGCGCGCCGGAGCAGAAGAAACGCCGTCGCGTGTGAACTACCCCGGCCTGCTCGGACTAAACACTCGTGACGTTGACGTGGGAGACGCTGATGTGGAGGTACGTCAGGCGCGGGACGTTCTGGGCCGCGCCGACCACGGGGTCCACGGATTCCAGTGCGCGGTCGAAGTGAATCGACCCGCCCGCTTTCAGGAGGGTGTCGCCGCCGCCGACGATGCCGCCGTAGAGGTCCGCCTGCGTTCGGACCGTAATCGCGCCCGGATTGGTGTCGGTGCCCGGCGCGTAGATGAGACCGACGAACTTCGCGTGGTCGTCGAGTCTCACTTCGAGACCCGGCCCGGCGTACACCCGGAAGACGGGCGACCGGTGGGTGGTCGTGTCGCCGACGGTGCCGCCGACGACGTGGAACCTCGAACCGCTGGTGTAGAGTTTCACCATCCCGCCGTTGGGGTCGGTCACTTCGACGTTCACGTCGTTCCATACGATGTCGTCGTCCACGACCAGCGTGATGTCCCCGCCGGTGTTGTCGAGTTCGAGCGTCTGGGAGGAGTCGAGGTCGTCGTTCGAGACGAAGTACGCGCCGTCGGGGAGCGTCAGCGTCGATTCGGAGTCGTTCCACGTGTCGGTACTCTCGTTGATGGCCGTGACGCCGCCGTTGTCGTTGTTCGAGGACTTGCTGTAGGTCGTGACTTTCCCCTGTACCATGTCGCCGATGGGACTGATGTCCGGGGCCGTCCCGTTTCCGGACTGCCATCCGTTCACCGCGCTACAGTCGCTCCCCGGCGGGCCGCCGTTGCAACTGGCCGTCCCGCCGTACGAGAGGTTGCCGTGGACCGCGACCCCGCCGCCGAAGTCCACGGTGCCGCCGCCGGTCCGCAGGTCGCCGTATATCTCGGCCCCGCCGGTCAGTTCGACGCTCCCCTTCGTGACGATGGTTCCCTCGTAAGGCGGGGACGGACTTCCCGGATACGCGCCCGTAGAGGAGTTGTAGCTATCGGTGAACGACGACCCGCCAGCGCCCTGAATCGTCATCTCGTCGGGCGTGGTTCCCGCCAGCGCGTTCGTGACGTTGCGCGTCCGCGTGGGCACGACCAGCGTGATGGTCACGCGGTCGTCCGGGTGATGGTACGTCACCGACCCGCCGGTCCGTTGCTCGAAGAACCGACCCCACGCCTCGTAGTACTCGCTCCGAACCGTGACGTTCACCTCGCCGTTCGTGAGGGGGTTCCGGAAGTCGGGGTTGCCCTTCTTGGGAAACTTCGCGTCAGTGTCGCCGTCGCCGGTGACTCGGACCCGACCGCCGAGCGACTCGCTCCCGTTGACCGCGACCAGCGGAAGCGTGAGGGTGGTCCCCCGGTAGTGGAACTCCGGCGGCGACACCATCGTACTCCCGTTGTCGGTTCGCTTCCAGACGCCGCCGCCCTGATACGCGATTCTGGTATCGCCGTTCCGGTAGGCGATTGCGCCGAGCGTCTGGTTCATGACGACGTGTTCGGTGGTCCCGTCGGTCCGGTTGACGACTCGGACGCGCATCCATCCCGTCCGGTTCTCGACGGTGGCGCTATCGACGCCCAGCGAGACGCTCTGGGTGGGCGAAGAACCGATGCCGACCAGACTCGCCTTCGAGTCGAGTTGGGTCATCGCGTGTTCGGCGCTGTCGATTTCCGACGACTGCTTCGAGTCGTCCAGTGCCGACGACCCGAACGCGACGATGAGTCCCGTCCCCGTGATGGTGATGGCGAGCAACAGAACGACGCCGAGTACTTCCGACTGACCGCGCGTGCGCTTCGACTCCCCGTCTGCCCTCGCGTTCGGACTCCGCCGACCGGTCATATCCGCCTCATCGGACTACGGGATTATAAACCAATCCGCCAACTATCGGGAAAGATTCACTAGCGCGTTGACGAGAGTACCAGCCACGGACAACGAGTCGCGAGCGATTCCCACGTCGGGTCTCGTCCCCGTGTCTCGGGGGCCTCGGCCGTCGTGACGGCGCTCGGCGGGAGCGCTCTTCCCGAAATTCTGACCATCGGAAAACCTATGTACGACCCTTCCTTGATAAACGGTAGCAACGAAATGAGCATGTCGAGAAAGAACATCGACCCTGTGGAAATCGAATCTACGTCCGAAAACGGCGACTATACCTCTACCTACGTCTTCGACATCAGCGACCACATGCTCGCCGGAGAGGTGTGTACCGGCCTCGCGCTCGCGCTCGGGGAGACACTCGACCGAGACCCGGCCCAGATGACGCCGCTTAGTTCCGTCGTAGACTGTGACGCACTCCAGATGCTGTTCCACACCCGACGCTACGGCGACTTGCGCGACGAGGTGTCGGTGTCGTTCCCCTACGACGTGTACGAGGTCACGGTTCATTCGGGCGGTAGAGTCGTCGTGCAGGGGTAAGCCCGCCGACGCGACGGATTCGGCGTTCCGCGTTCCGGAAGCGATTGGGGCGACAGAATTACGTTTTCCCGACAGGTATGCTATCGTATGGCAACCGAGTCTACCCGGTTCGACTGGCGACTCGTCGCCCTCGTCGCCGTTCTCGTCGGTGCCGCCGTCCTACAGATGTTCGCCGCCGCGGGCACCGGCGACGACGACGTGCAACTCGTCGTCATCGGCACCGCGAGCATCGTCATGCTTCTGGCTATCGGCGTCGTGATGTGGTTGGTCCGCGCTGGAGCGGGCCGAGAACGCGAGTGAGGGCGCTGACTCCCGATAATCCCTCGCCCGACGACTAACAGTGATGTGTCCGGACCGCGTACTCCCGCCGGATGCGGGAACTGCTCGGCCCGACGTATCGAAATTTGGCCGCTCTCGCCGTCGTCGCGGCGCTACTCGGCGGGGCGTACTTCGTCGCAAATCCACTGGTCCGGTACGCCGCGTGGTTGGTCGCGTTCGCGGTGTGGATGGCGTGGTTCGTGTCCGTCGCGCGCGAGTGGATTTCGAAGGCGAACTTCTGAGTCCGAAGCGACCGCTCGCAGAGAGAGGTTCCCACGCACGATGCAACCCTTTAAAAGTGTAGAACTCTTACACTGCTTGTGAGTGAAGATTCTGGGCGACGGAACCTCCGTATGCCCGACGATTCGGAGCAGTTCGCTATCGTAACCGAGATGCTCGGCAAGAACCGAGTGCGCCTCCGCTGTAACGACGGCGTAGAGCGCATGGGCCGGATTCCGGGCCGGATGCGAAAGCGAATCTGGATTCGACGCGACGACATCGTGCTGTGCGAACCGTGGGACTGGCAGGACGAGAAGGCAGACATCGAGTGGCGCTACGACGGGTCCGCGCAGGACCAGTTGCGGCAAGAAGGCCACATCAACGTCTAACGCGGCTTTTCTGCGACTTCGCGGTTTCAGTACGCCAGCACGTCGAGTTCCTGGACTCGCTCGAAATGGTCGTCACGAGTGACGATTCGCGCACCGTTGTGGCGACAGATACCCGCGATGAGTACGTCACCGAGGTTGATTCGATTCCCGGTGTCGAGGAGTTCGGCCTCGACCAGCGCGGCCTCTCGCGCAGTCGCGTCGGTCATCGGTAATGGTTCGACCCAATCGAGACCGTTCGAAACCCGCTCGATTTGCTCGCGCCCGCCGTTTCGCGCCGCGCCTCGGTACACCTCGAAGAGTGCCAACTGCGGCGCGAAAAACGGCTTATCGGCGTGTTCCTCCAGAAATTCCTGTGTGGCTTCCTTGCCGTCGAGGTAGTCCAACAGAAACAAGGTGTCGAACGCCATCATCGACTATCGCGCTCCCGAAGGTCGGCGTCGAGGTCGTCGCGGGTGTCTTCGACGGCCTCGCGGAACCCTTCTACGTCGCTCATCATACCGAACCCCTTCATCACGTCGCGGTCGCTTCCGGTGAGTCGGAGAATCGTGTCGGTGAAACTCTCTTCGTCGCGCTTGTGTTCCTTGAGTCGGTCGTAGGCCTCTTCGGTGATGGTCAGACTCTTCGTCCCCATGGATGTAGGTATACGTCTACGTCTACTTAGAGTTGGGGTTACGAGAGTCCGACTGACAGGACGAGAAGGCAGACATCGAGTGGTGCTACGACGAGTCTACGCAGGACCAGTTGCGCCAAGAAGGACACATCAACGTCTAACGCGACTCTTCTGCGACTTTGCGGTTTCAGTGAAAGGGGGTCGAGCGACGACGAAAGTGAGCGCTAGCGAGCGTCGGAAAGTAACGACTTTTCGGCCGAACGAAGTGAAGGAGGAAGTGGACTCGTCGGGATTTGAACCCGAGGCCTTCCCCGTGCCAGGGGGATGATCTACCGCTGATCTACGAGCCCTCGAACGCATTTCTTCGTTGTTCGGGGGTACTGATAAACCTCTCGGATTCGTCCGCACATCGGGAGAGGGTGACGTGGCTTCGCGTGAGTCGGCTTACGTCCGCGGTCTGTTCTCGGCGAGTATAGAACTGTTTTTCGTTCTTTGAAATATTTTTGTATTTCTTTAAGCAATTTATTTCTTTCTCAGACGATTTTTGACGTTGCTCGGTAGCGGTACTAGGCGGCATCGCGGCGACAGTACGAGGACGCGATTGCGACGAACGCGACCGCGACGACGGCCGCACGAGAAGGTAGCTAGTTACAGGCTTGAACCAATCAGACCGCACCGCAACCGCCCCGCACCGCAACCGCAGGCCACGTCCTCCCCAACCGACTGCGTTGCTCGTCGCTTCGCTCCTGCGCTACTCGTCCCTCGCACGGTATGGCGCGGCACGAGGCCGCGCCAGCGCGCGCCGGAAGAGCGTAAGTAACCTCTTCGGAAACCCATCTCGAACAGTGTTCCACACGTTGTTGATGGATAGTAACCCTTTACTTGCTACGTTGTTACCGTACTAAGTACGGGAACAGCACAGCCGCAAATCTGACTCGCCACTCGGAGACGCCTCGCGTCTCGCTATTTCGTGGCTCGGGATTGCGGACGTGCACCGCGTCAGACCGACGCACCAGCACGCCTACCTCACAGTCGGCGATAGCGGCCTGTGCAGTTCCAATCCAGACAACCATGGCACGAATGCACACCCGCCGCCGCGGTTCGTCCGACTCGGACAAACCGGTGGCAGACGAACCCCCGGAGTGGAGCGACGTAGACGAAGACGAAATCGTGGACCGCGTGGTCGAACTGGCCGAACAGGGTCACACCCCGAGCGAAATCGGCCTGAAGCTACGCGACGAGGGCGTGAAGGGCACGCCCGTCCCCGACGTGAAACTGGCGACCGGCAAGAAAGTCACCGAGATTCTCGAAGAGAACGACGCCGACGGTGACCTGCCGGAGGACCTCCGCAACCTGATGGAGCGGGCCGTCCGCCTGCGCGAACACATGGACGCCAACCCGCAGGACGCCCAGAACAAGCGGGCGCTCCAGAACACCCAGTCGAAGGTCCGCCGTCTCGTGGACTACTACCGCGGCGACGAACTCGACGCCGACTTCACGTACTCCTACGAGACCGCCAAGGAACTCCTCGAAGCGTAAATGTCCGCCTCGGGTCGAACTGACGACGGGCAAGCGCCGTCCGCCAGCGACGTGGCCGCCGACCTCCGCGAGGCCGACTTCGTTCGAGTCCTCGCGCGCGCAGACGGCGACTGCCTCGCGGCGGCCGGACTGCTCGCGCGCGCCCTCGCTGACTCCGGCGTCCCCTACCAGATTCGGGTCGCGCGCTTCGGCGAAACGCTGGCCGACCCCGCCGCCGACGCGAGCGACACCACCGTCGGTATCGGTCTCGATTCGGCCGCGGACGCTTCCGTGCCGGACGAGGCGACCCCCGCGAGCGTGACCGCGTTCGACGCGGCGCGCGAACTCGGGGTCTCGCCCGACCCGACGCTCGCACTCGCGGGCGTCGTGGCCGCGGGCCGTCCGCCGGGGTCCGGCGACAGCGCCCGCGTCCTCGAAAAGCGCGAGACGCCGGTCTCGACCGGCGTCCCGGCGTCGGCGTGCCGACCGACGACATCGCCGACGGACTCGCACACTCGACGCTCGCGCACGCGGACTACTCGGGCGACGCCGAAGCGGTGCAGGCCGCCCTCGCCGAACTCGGCCTTCCGGCCGAACTCGACGGGCAAGCCCACCGCGCGATAGCCTCGGAGTTCGCGCTGGCAGTCACCGGCGCGGACGCCGCGACCGACCGCGCGGCCGAATCGGTCGAGCGCGCGCTTCGACCGCACGCGATTCCGGACGGCGAATCCGGCGACTCGGACGCACCCTTCGGGACAGTCGAGGGGTACGCCGACGTGTTGGAGGCCGTCGCGCGCGAGCGACCGGGAACGGGCGTCGCGCTCGCGCTCGGCCACGCCGAGCGCGCCGACGCGCTCGACGCGTGGCGCGACCACGCCGCGCGCGCACACGAGGTCCTCCGCAAAGGGACGACGGGCCGGTACGACGGCCTGTTCGCCCTCCGGACCGACGACGCCCCCGTGGAGACGGTCGCCCGCCTCCTGCGGGACTTCCGGTCGCCCGAACCGACCGCGCTCGTCGTGAGCGAGTCGGAAGCGGCCGCGGCCGCAGTCGAGGCGTCGGGCGTCGGTGCGTCGATGACCGACGCCGCACGAGCCGTCGGTGGCACCGGCGGCGGCACGCCCGACAGAGGCTACGCCACGTTCGACCCCGAAACGGACACCAAGGAGTTCCTCGCCGCGTTCCGGGAGGCCAGACCGTGACCGGGACCCAATCGGAACCCAACGAGTCGGCCGGTCGCTCGGCGACGATTCGGAGCGAACTCGACGACGCCGCGATTCTCGCGGCGTCGGTTCGGCCCGACAACACGCCCGAAATCGACACCCGCGTCGAACGCGACGGCGAGGGCGTCGAGACGGTCGTCACGACCGTCGAGCGCGAGACGACCGGCGGACTCCGGACCACGGTGGACGATTACGTCGTAAACCTCACGGTAGCGCAGAAAGTCGTACAGGCAGGAAAACGACACGCGAACGCAGACACAGACGATAAATCCTAAACATGAGCGAACGAAGCGTATCCAAGCAGAAACAGGAGAAGCGGTGGTACACCATCCACGCACCCCAGCAGTTCGACCGACAGGAACTGGGTGGCACCCCCGCGGACGAACCGGACAAAGTTCTCGGCCGCAACGTCGAGACGACGCTGGGCGAACTGAAAGGTGACGCCAGCGAGAACAACACCAAGCTCACGTTCAAAATCAACGACGTGGGGAGCGACTCGGCCTACACCGAGTTCGTCAAGCACGAACTCACCCGCGACTACCTGCGGAGCCTCGTGCGCCGCGGTGCCTCGAAGATAGAGGCCTACGTCACGGTCCTGACGACCGACGACTACCGCGTCCAGATTCAGCCCGTGGCGTTCACGACCAAGGACGCCGACGCGAGCCAAG
It contains:
- a CDS encoding DUF7288 family protein, with the translated sequence MSDDTSRGRGPARGRGQVHTLEAFTAALLVVSGVLFALQTTAVTPLTASTSNQHVENQHRTAASDLLASAAQNRTLRPAVTYWDPAQGAFVNATGRGYYANGGPPNAFGDALNQTFGNLSATGRRIAYNVYVRYRTPGNATRRQTMVYMGSPSDNAATATRTVALYDDTSLSGAAGNVSAANFYAPDAARNSSLYNVVEVQIVVWQM
- a CDS encoding DUF7289 family protein, with protein sequence MSRNCDLLDRRGVSETIGFVFVFALVTASIGVVYTTGIGGLEDAREDEQLTNAVRAFDVLADNVGDVTSEGAPSRATELKLSGASVGFGDPVGITVQVNDTDSDANLTYTQTTRPLVYDAPAGQVVYSAGATFRVDGGDAAMRSEPGLVVTDRQSVVPLVVTYPASDSGGVGGSSTVLVVAHRQSVELGGRFDTGPDPADEARVNVTVNSPRAAAWGRYFESLGMSPPNSNPAAADPSDGEVTYQFFTDRLLVPESVVEFEIAG
- a CDS encoding DUF7287 family protein, producing the protein MSGLSASFAGDSRRSNARAQTSVDFVVGMSVFLLTVAFVVGFLPGVFEPFTASGEGDVLASDRTASLLAEQLLADPETPGALNATCTAEFFSESDDGRIDECRFDADAGDLGTALGVSPTTAVNVTIEENGTVRSAGGVTLDAGPTPPESESVVVSRRVVLLGGEESDLYVRVW
- a CDS encoding DUF7266 family protein → MRDGLRADDRGVSVTVNYALNLVVATLLIGGVLTATGGMVEDRRESAVRTELSVVGERIATDLMAADRLAEVGRGDETVAVSMTLPERVAGTRYDVTIDATATDSTIVLQSNTPEVTVRVEFHNATAVQSTTVRGGDLRIELNAGAAPDRLEVTNP
- a CDS encoding type II secretion system F family protein, whose product is MSHGSANSPERSADSLADAFYPLFDYLFDEDGDFVDDVETKLAEARMPDTVELYLSRGLAVGVLAGVVLWLLGLVVGYVLFVTGLVDVGVLIGLPVPSEQVAQIINALKIPALVVASGFVFGAIGFTIGFGVIVGIPYMRASEREREINMLLPDAISFMYALSIGGLNQLEILEAMAKADDTYGEVAREFQSIVQETEYFDTDYRTAIRKRSLETPSDELGQFLTDMLSIVNSGGDMSDFLDDKKDKHMRTAKQEQEMTLETLELFGEMYMTLSLFPLLLIIILVIMSMLGEAQESMLYATVYGLIPLTGAGFLVLVSTVKQDDPGDGYLNPADGGDRLEATTGAGLLHLGLIEKYVGEFSVFDRIKSREGTYETVALLKRPHIFFREHPLFILGLTFPASLVLVGNAVWTGAAPRNFQDMVAQPIWGTFIYVYVPVYVNFLPLAIFHTWNVRSRKAVVDKLSDNLRKLSSANDTGLTLLESIRTVADTSSGKLADEFDVIHAKVEYGMSLKAALIEFNNRYHIPRLARTVKLVSKAQEASSQITAVLSTAAQASENQDDIARERKSRSRMQVVIIIMTYLTLLAVMAILKVKFLDVMAGLAGQASSSGGGAGASQFGGGIDTKLLSMLFFHAVTLQAVLSGFIAGYIRDASLMSGVKFAVVLPTVALLTFAFI
- a CDS encoding DUF7261 family protein produces the protein MADVRFDPRPPAGDRGRSGDGGRDRGQLILVTGLAIAVMLVALVLLLNTVIYTQNLATRGAEIEDTEAVTYRHEVVTGVGGVVDAENREGYDTRSKVENNVTEAIARFDDVTAGYRAERGTVARVETDSLALTDGTLLYQTNASRNFTSAAGGSSDWELADDVGNARRVRLSVSGENLSDGRSGSFHVRLAGAGGTDWRVYLYNDSSDDIAVAVKNGTDSPEVACTTDGPRATVDLTRGTLNGSACPKLVWATDLTEPYRIEFRNGEEATGTYELTADESGGATDVASGNFAGAGSVGSPRAVPAVYAAEFDIHFETPNLAFHTTVRVARGEPA